In the genome of Bacteroides mediterraneensis, the window GATAATCCTTTCCGTTCAGTGTCACACTCTGAATGTAGCAGTTTTTATCGGAAAGTCCCTGTGCCACAATCTTAAAGTCCTTCCCGTCTGCGAGATGGAAAGTAGCGGAAGCCAGTAGCGGCGTGTGAATCAGATAGTAATCCTGTCCGGCATTGGGATACAAGCCTACCATGTGGAAAGCCAGCCAGGACGACATGGCACCCGAGTCGTCATTGCCCGGCAAACCTACCGGACCGTCATTGTAATTCTTCGCAATGATTTCACGGATACGGTCGCTCGTACGCCATGGCTTTCCGAGCCAGTGATACAGACAAGAAGTCAGGAACGAAGGTTCGTTGTTGACATTGAAGAAGCCTTTGTCGAAGAAGATATCCAGACGCTTCTCAAACGCTTCAGTTCCCCCGCATTTTTCAATCAAACCCGGTACGTCGTGCGGAATACTCAAGGAATATTCCCACGAACTGGCTTCATAGAAGAACATACTCCACCACTTGGTGTACCACGGCCCTTCGAAAATGACCGGTGTATATTTGAATTTCGGCTGCACCCGGGTGGAATGTCCGAATGGAATGGAATCCAGCCAGTTGCCGTCCTTATCGCGCGGCATGATGAAACCTTTGGCTCCCGCATGCTCGTAATCACTGCGCCACAGGTTCTTCCAGTTTTCAGACTGTTTCATATATTGCTGATACAAGTCCTCCTTTCCCAATCCCTTGGCCACCAGTGCAATGGCATAATCACAATAAGCATACTCGATGGTACGGTTGCCGGCCCGGTCAATACCGTGAGGAATATAGCCCAGTTTCAGGTAAGGAATCAGTCCTCCGCGTCCTTCAGCCTCTTCATTACCGCCAGGAGGAACCATGGCATCCTTCAGCATGGCCTGCAAAGCCAGTTCATAATCAATCCCCTTCAGCCCTTTCACGAACGCATCGGCAATCACGATTTCTGCATTGGAACCTCCCTGCGTACGTCCGTTGCTGTTTCCGCTACGGGCATCGGGCATGTAACCATCACGTTTGTAGATATTGATCAACGAACGTACGATATCCACCTGACGCTGCGGGTCAATCAACGTAATCAACGGGAAAGAGCTGCGATACGTATCCCAGATGGCATAAAAATCATCATAGTAAGGTTCCGGATCACTCCAGAGCGGGTTTTCCCCCGAACGGTCCACCGGCATCAGCATGGTGTGATACAAAGCGGTGTAGAACATCCGTTTCTTCGCATCCGGAGCAGACGGGTCGATTTCTATTTTCTGGAACAACTTTTCCCACTGCGCCAGCAAACCGTTATGCACCTCTTCGAACGACCAGTGAGGAATTTCTGAGTGAGCATTGAACTTAGCCTTCTGGCTGCTCAGGAAAGAGATACCCACTTTCAGCTGTACCACCTTGTCGGATTTCGCAAAACGCAGTAAGGCCCCGGTTTTTTCTGCTGAATCATACTGCGACTGTGCATCGGTAATACGGTTGCCTTTCCACGTGAGCGACTGCACAAACGGACGGTCGGTTTCCGCATAAAAATACACCGTGTACGCCTTTCCATTATTCCATCCACCACGGATACGCGTATAACCAGCCACCTCATGGTCGGACAACACCTGTATTTCGGAGCCGACAAACTGCTGTGCTTCCCGCTCGTCGGGTATCGGACTTTCTCCCAGAAAGAAACCAGCATCCACCGCCAACGATTTCAAGGAATCTTCCGGATACGTGAAGCGATAGAAAGAAGCCCGGTTCGACGTGGTGATTTCCGTACGGATGCCACTCTGCTTGAAACGGGTATCATAATATCCCAGCTGGATCGTTTCATACTCACGGTAATCAATGTGGCTCACACGGTCCATGCCGTCGCCAAAGGGAGTGACCAGCACATTCCCGTATTTCGGTCCCCCTCCGGTACCGCTGACGTGCACCTGTGCAAAGCCGTCCACTCGTTCAGGCATCGGCAGCCACCCGCTGTTTGGCGAAGGCGTACAATCCGGCGAAGGTTTCACCATTCCAAACGGACACGACGGTCCGACAAACACACGCCCCAGTCCTTCCGACCCGATGCGCGGGTCAACGTATGAAGCGTATTCAAAAGAATCTCCGGGAGCCTGTCCTCCCGCTGTTCCCATACAGACTAATCCTAACAGAAACAGCCACACTGATTTCGTGTTCCACATAAGCAATTCATATAAAGTTTAACATTCTATATAGAGACGAGCAAAGCTCCAGATGGTCAAATGCCATCCGGAGCCATTGCTATTCATCTTTTTCTATCAATAACCCGGGTTCTGTTTCCAGTTGGTATTGTTGTTCAACGCATCGATGCTCAACGGCCACAAGCGGTATTGAGGATTCCTTGCATTCGGGTTAAACTGATTCTTGAAGCCCCAAGGCTCTTCAAATTTTCCGAAACGAATCAGGTCGTTACGACGCCAGTGCTCGTCGAGGAATTCACGTCCACGTTCATCCAGGATTTCCTGCAGGCTCGGGTCGTGGTCCAGCAGCGGAGCGTTCACGTACGCACGGATCTGGTTGAACAGGCTCATCGGAGTATCCCCGTTGGTAGCTGTTCCACCACGTACGATGGCCTCACACTTCATCAGGATGATATCGGCATAACGGAAGATGGGCACGTCATTATCCTGGTTACGGCTGAAGTTGTTATAGTCGTTGATGTCCGGGAAGAACTTGATGGAACGGTAGCCCTGTGTCCAGCCCTTCAGGTCCGCACCGCAGTTCAGGTCGGCGTTAGGCACGACGGGAGGATTGGCTGTCAGGTCTTCCTTCAAGGTGATGGCCTTGGTGAAAGTCACGTTCTCACCGCCATACGTGTTGCGGATGTTGGTCGGGTCACCGGTGGCATTGTCATACTGGTACACGTCGAAGGAAGGCAGGCCGATGTTCTCACCGGTACTACCGGCAATCACGTCGTTACGACGGTCGCCCGGCAGGCAGAAGAGTTCGACGAATTCCGGAGTCAGTGCCATGTTGCCACCCACGGAGTTGCTCATCTCGATACTGTAGAAACCGTTGCTGTTCTGACCGCGGCGCCATGTACGGAAACGGGCGAAGGTCATGCCCTGCACTGTTTCGGCATCATACGGCATGGCGTAGATGAAGTCCTTGATCTGTGAGCCGTTGGTATACATGAACTTGGTCTTGTAGTCGTCGCTCAGGTCAAAATGGCCGGAAGCGATGACACGGTCGCAGGCTTTAATACACTCATTCAGTTTCTCATTCTTGTCATTGGCGTTCCAGCTTGAACTGGTCACGTCCTTGGTATAGACGTTCCAGTTGATGTACAGCTTGGCCAGCAGGGCATCCACCATCCAGCGGGTCGGCTTGCCATAAGTGGAGGCATCCACGTTCTCGTAGCAGTTGTCGCGTACGGCAAGCAGTTCCGATTCAATCCACTTGGCCACGTCGGCACGCGGGGAACGGTCAATCTTTTCGTCGTCGGCCAGCAGGTGGTCGATGATAGGAGTATCACCCCAGTGGTCCATAATCATGAATGTATAGAAAGCTCGTACAGCACGTACTGGTGCCAAATCCTCATCAGTTGCAACTCCGGCATCTTTCAGGTCGAACAGGACACGGTTACAGTTGGTGATGGCACTCTGCAGCTCATCGAACACGTTCAGCTGGTTCTTTGAGTTGGTCGGGTCGATCATGTGCAGTGAGAAGTTTGCCATATCACGACCGTTCAGATAGTCACCGTCGAAGCTGACGGCTGTATACTCATCCGAGTTGCAGGACACGCCCTCGTCGAAACGGCGGCCGATGGCGTTGCGGAATCCATAGAAAGCGTTGCTCATCTGGGCCTCTATGGCGATTTCCGAATTGGGCATCTCGGTGTATTGGGATTCAATATTAACGTCCAGATCGGTACAACCGAATGCGGTAAGTGCCAGGAAGGCACCAGTCAATATATTTCTT includes:
- a CDS encoding GH92 family glycosyl hydrolase encodes the protein MWNTKSVWLFLLGLVCMGTAGGQAPGDSFEYASYVDPRIGSEGLGRVFVGPSCPFGMVKPSPDCTPSPNSGWLPMPERVDGFAQVHVSGTGGGPKYGNVLVTPFGDGMDRVSHIDYREYETIQLGYYDTRFKQSGIRTEITTSNRASFYRFTYPEDSLKSLAVDAGFFLGESPIPDEREAQQFVGSEIQVLSDHEVAGYTRIRGGWNNGKAYTVYFYAETDRPFVQSLTWKGNRITDAQSQYDSAEKTGALLRFAKSDKVVQLKVGISFLSSQKAKFNAHSEIPHWSFEEVHNGLLAQWEKLFQKIEIDPSAPDAKKRMFYTALYHTMLMPVDRSGENPLWSDPEPYYDDFYAIWDTYRSSFPLITLIDPQRQVDIVRSLINIYKRDGYMPDARSGNSNGRTQGGSNAEIVIADAFVKGLKGIDYELALQAMLKDAMVPPGGNEEAEGRGGLIPYLKLGYIPHGIDRAGNRTIEYAYCDYAIALVAKGLGKEDLYQQYMKQSENWKNLWRSDYEHAGAKGFIMPRDKDGNWLDSIPFGHSTRVQPKFKYTPVIFEGPWYTKWWSMFFYEASSWEYSLSIPHDVPGLIEKCGGTEAFEKRLDIFFDKGFFNVNNEPSFLTSCLYHWLGKPWRTSDRIREIIAKNYNDGPVGLPGNDDSGAMSSWLAFHMVGLYPNAGQDYYLIHTPLLASATFHLADGKDFKIVAQGLSDKNCYIQSVTLNGKDYPYSTLRHKDIIAGGELVLKMGKKPGNWGKEMGLDK
- a CDS encoding RagB/SusD family nutrient uptake outer membrane protein, translating into MKTRNILTGAFLALTAFGCTDLDVNIESQYTEMPNSEIAIEAQMSNAFYGFRNAIGRRFDEGVSCNSDEYTAVSFDGDYLNGRDMANFSLHMIDPTNSKNQLNVFDELQSAITNCNRVLFDLKDAGVATDEDLAPVRAVRAFYTFMIMDHWGDTPIIDHLLADDEKIDRSPRADVAKWIESELLAVRDNCYENVDASTYGKPTRWMVDALLAKLYINWNVYTKDVTSSSWNANDKNEKLNECIKACDRVIASGHFDLSDDYKTKFMYTNGSQIKDFIYAMPYDAETVQGMTFARFRTWRRGQNSNGFYSIEMSNSVGGNMALTPEFVELFCLPGDRRNDVIAGSTGENIGLPSFDVYQYDNATGDPTNIRNTYGGENVTFTKAITLKEDLTANPPVVPNADLNCGADLKGWTQGYRSIKFFPDINDYNNFSRNQDNDVPIFRYADIILMKCEAIVRGGTATNGDTPMSLFNQIRAYVNAPLLDHDPSLQEILDERGREFLDEHWRRNDLIRFGKFEEPWGFKNQFNPNARNPQYRLWPLSIDALNNNTNWKQNPGY